AAAGCAAGGGGAAGGATGCTCTGCCGTTTTTGCATGCCCTGGGAGAATTGACCCAGCAGGCAGAAGAGGCAATTAGACGAAAAGATGCTGAGGGACTGGGACAAATCCTCAGTCAAGCGCATTTACATTTAAAAGAAATTGGTGTTAGTAGCCCTGAGGCAGACTCCCTCGTTGAAACGGCTCTGAGCCATGGTGCTCTAGGTGCCAAGATGAGTGGTGGTGGGCTAGGAGGCTGTATCATCGCCTTGGCAACCAATTTGACACACGTACAAGAACTAGCAAAACGATTAGAAGAGAAAGGAGCTATTCAGACATGGATCGAGAGCCTGTAACAGTACGTTCCTACGCAAATATTGCCATTATCAAATATTGGGGAAAGAAAAAAGAAAAAGAGATGGTTCCTGCTACTAGCAGCATCTCTCTGACTTTGGAAAACATGTACACAGAAACGACCTTGTCGCCTCTACCGACGGATGCGACTGCTGATGCCTTTTATATCAATGGTCAGTTACAAAATGATGCTGAGCATGCCAAGATGAGCAAAATCATTGACCGTTACCGTCCGGCTGGGGAAGGTTTTGTCCGTATTGATACCCAAAACAATATGCCTACCGCAGCGGGCTTGTCATCCAGTTCTAGCGGTTTGTCCGCCTTGGTCAAGGCCTGTAATGCTTATTTCAAGCTTGGTTTGAATCGGAGCCAGTTGGCGCAGGAAGCTAAGTTTGCCTCAGGTTCTTCCTCTCGGAGCTTTTATGGACCACTAGGTGCCTGGGATAAGGATAGTGGGGAAATTTACTCTGTTGATACAGACCTGAAACTAGCTATGATTATGTTGGTGTTAGAGGATAAGAAAAAACCAATTTCTAGCCGTGATGGAATGAAACTTTGTGTGGAAACCTCGACGACTTTTGATGATTGGGTTCGCCAGTCTGAGAAAGATTATCAGGAGATGCTTGTTTATCTCAAAGAGAATGATTTTGCCAAGGTTGGGGAATTAACGGAGAGGAATGCCCTAGCCATGCACGCTACGACAAAAACTGCTAGTCCAGCCTTTTCTTATCTAACGGATGCGACTTATGAAGCGATGGACTTTGTCCGCCAGCTTCGTGAGCAAGGGGAAGCCTGCTACTTTACCATGGATGCCGGTCCCAATGTCAAAGTCCTCTGTCAGGAGAAAGACTTGGAGCATTTATCAGAAATTTTCGGTCAACGTTACCGCTTGATTGTGTCAAAAACAAAGGATTTGAGCCAAGATGATTGCTGTTAAAACTTGCGGGAAACTCTATTGGGCAGGTGAATATGCTATTCTAGAGCCAGGACAGTTTGCCTTGATAAAGGCGATACCTATCTATATGAGGGGAGAGATTGCCTTTTCTGATAGCTACCGTATCTATTCAGATCTGTTTGATTTTGCAGTGGACTTGACACCAAATCCTGCCTACAGTTTGATTCAAGAAACAATTGCTTTGGTGAATGACTTCCTCGCTGATCGTGGGCAAACCTTGAGACCTTTTTCTTTGGAAATTCGTGGAAAAATGGAACGGGAAGGCAAAAAGTTTGGTCTAGGCTCTAGCGGTAGTATCGTTGTCTTGGTGATCAAGGCCCTGCTGGCTCTATATGATATTACGGTTGATCAGGAACTCTTGTTCAAGCTGGCTAGCGCGGTCTTGCTCAAGCGAGGCGACAATGGTTCTATGGGAGACCTTGCCTGTATCGTAGCAGAGGATTTGGTTCTCTACCAGTCATTTGATCGAAAGAAGATAGCTGCTTGGTTGGAAGAAGAAAAATTGTCGACAGTTTTAGAGCGTGATTGGGGCTTTTCTATCTCACAAGTAAAACCAGGTCTAGAATGTGATTTCTTAGTGGGATGGACCAAGGAAGTGGCCGTATCGAGTCAAATGGTCCAGCAAATCAAGCAAAACATAAACCAGAATTTTTTAACTTCCTCAAAAGCAACAGTGGCTACTTTGGTAGAAGCCTTGGAGCAGGGGAAGGCAGAAAAAATCATCGAGCAGCTGGAAACAGCCAGTCAACTTTTAGAAGGCTTGAGCTCAGATATTTACACACCTTCGCTGAGACAGTTGAAAGAAGCCAGTCAAGATTTGCTGGCTGTTGCCAAGAGTAGTGGCGCTGGTGGTGGTGACTGTGGCATTGCCTTGAGTTTTGATGAGCAATCAACTGAAACCTTAAAAAACCGTTGGGCCAATCTGGGGATTGAGCTCTTATACCAAGAAAGGATAGGACATGACGACAAATCGTAAGGACGAGCACATCCGCTATGCCCTTGAGCAGAAAAGTTCTTATAATAGCTTTGATGAGGTGGAGTTGATTCATTCTTCCCTGCCTCTTTATGACCTGGATGAGATTGATTTGTCTACAGAGTTTGCAGGTCGAAAGTGGGACTTTCCTTTTTATATCAATGCCATGACGGGTGGAAGCGATAAGGGGAGAGAAATCAATCAAAAGCTGGCTCAGGTGGCAGAAGCCTGTGGGATTTTGTTTGTGACGGGATCTTATAGCGCAGCCCTCAAAGATCTGACAGATGACTCTTTTTCTGTCAAGACTAGCCATCCAAATCTCCTTCTTGGAACCAATATTGGCTTGGACAAGCCTGTTGAACTAGGACTTCAGACTGTAGAAGAGATGAATCCCCTTCTCCTCCAAGTGCATGTTAATGTCATGCAGGAATTACTCATGCCTGAGGGAGAAAGAAAGTTTCGAAGCTGGCAATCGCATTTGGCAGACTACAGCAAGCAAATCCCTGTTCCTATCGTTTTAAAGGAAGTGGGTTTTGGAATGGATATGAAGACCATCGAGAGAGCCTATGAACTGGGTATTCGAACTGTTGACCTGTCAGGTCGTGGTGGCACCAGCTTTGCCTATATCGAAAACCGTCGCAGTGGCCAGCGTGATTACCTCAATCAATGGGGGCAGTCCACTATGCAAGCCCTTCTCAATGCTCAAGACTGGAAAGATAAGGTCGAACTCTTGGTCAGTGGAGGGGTTCGGAACCCGCTTGATATGATTAAGTGCTTGGTCTTTGGAGCCAAGGCTGTGGGATTGTCACGAACCGTTCTGGAATTGGTTGAAACCTACTCAGTCGAAGAAGTGATTAGCATTATCCAAGGTTGGAAAGCAGATTTACGCTTGATCATGTGTGCCCTTAATTGTGCCACCATAGCTGATCTGCAAAAAGTAGACTACATTCTATATGGAAAACTAAAAGAAGCGAATGATCAGATCTAAAGAGGTCGGGACAAGAAACCCGTCCTTTTTTGTATCTCTTTGTCAACCGTAGTGGGTTGATGGAATCTAGCTTGTACGAGCTATTTCTGTCCAATCGCTTTTTCCATCCTCAGACCGAGGTGACTTTTTTGAATTGTGATAAAATAGAAGGGAGAGGATACAGCTATGAAAAAATTTCAAATCTTTTTATTTATTGAAGCCTGTCTTTTGACGGGAGCTCTGATTTTGATGGTATCAGAGCATTTTTCGCGTTTTTTGCTGATTCTGTTCCTCTTTTTGCTCTTGCTCCGCTATTATACAGGTAAAGAGGGCAATAACGTTTTCCTCCTTGTGGCTACCATTCTTTTCTTTTTCATCGTCATGCTCAATCCCTTTGTGATTTTAGCCATCTTTGTGGCAGTTATCTATAGCCTCTTTCTTCTTTACCCAATGATGAACCAAGAAAGAGAGGAGACCGACTTGGTCTTTGAAGAGGTGGTGACGGTTAAAAATGAAAAGAATCGCTGGTTTGGCAATCTCCATCATTTTTCTAGTCACCAGACCTGTCAGTTTGATGATATCAATCTCTTTCGTCTCATGGGCAAGGACACCATTCATTTAGAAAGAGTTATCCTAACCAATCATGACAATGTCATTATCCTTAGAAAGATGGTCGGAACGACTAGGATTATCGTACCTGTAGATGTGGAAATCAGCCTCAGTGTCAACTGCCTCTATGGAGATCTAACCTTCCTCCATCAACCCAAGCGAGCACTTCGTAATGAACACTATCATCAGGAAACCAGAGACTACCTCAAGAGTAACAAGAGCGTCAAAATTTTCCTAACCAGTATGATTGGAGATGTGGAGGTGGTCAGAGGATGAAAAAGCAATCGTATCTGTTAATCGGACTGACTTCTCTCCTCTTTATCCTCTTTTTGACCAATAGTCTGCTTGATATTTTTGAACTAGACTGGTCCTATTTGCTACAAGATATTGAGAAAACAGAAAAGTTAATCTTCTTAGTCTTGGTCTTTAGCCTTTCCATGACCTTCTTTTTTGTCCTCTTTTGGCGTGTGATAGAAGAAGTCTCTCGCAGGAAAATACAGGTCAATCTCAAGCGCTTGTTAGCAGGGAAAGAGGTAATTTCCTTTGCAGATCCAGACTTGGACGCCAGTTTTAAGTCCTTGTCTGGCAAGCTCAACCTCTTGACAGAGGCTGTTCAAAAGGCTGAAAATCAAAGCCTGGTCAAGGAAGAAGAAATCATCGAGAAAGAACGGAAGCGGATTGCACGTGACTTGCACGATACGGTTAGTCAGGAGTTGTTTGCGGCCCATATGATTTTATCAGGTGTCAGTCAGCAGGCTTTGAAGCTGGATAGAGAAAAGATGCAGACCCAGTTGCAAAGTGTTGCAGCCATCCTAGAAACAGCCCAGAAAGATTTGCGGGTCTTGCTCCTACATTTGCGACCTGTTGAGTTGGAAGAGAAGAGTTTGGTTGAAGGAATTCAAATCCTCTTAAAAGAGCTTGAGGACAAGAGTGATCTCAAGGTTAGTCTCAAGCAAAACGTGTCTAAATTGCCTAAGAAGATTGAAGAACATATCTTCCGTATTCTTCAGGAGTTGATCAGCAATACCCTTCGCCATGCTCAGGCATCTTGCCTAGATGTCTACCTCTATCAGACGGATGTTGAATTGCAGCTGAAAGTGGTGGATAATGGGATTGGTTTCCAGTTAGGGAGTTTAGACGACTTGAGTTATGGACTGCGAAACATCAAGGAGCGAGTCGAAGATATGGCAGGTACGGTTCAACTCTTGACAGCTCCCAAACAAGGACTGGCGGTTGATATCCGTATTCCCCTGCTAGACAAGGAATCATAAAGGAGTAGAGATGAAAATTTTACTGGTAGATGACCATGAAATGGTTCGATTGGGCTTGAAAAGCTATTTTGACCTCCAAGACGATGTGAAAGTTGTAGGCGAGGCTGCCAATGGGGCTCAAGGTATTGACTTGGCCTTGGAACTGCGTCCAGATGTCATTGTCATGGATATTGTCATGCCTGAGATGAATGGGATTGACGCGACCTTGGCCCTCCTCAAAGAATGGCCTGAAGCCAAGATTTTGATTGTCACATCTTACTTGGATAATGAAAAAATCATGCCGGTCTTGAATGCTGGTGCCAAAGGCTATATGCTCAAGACTTCTAGTGCAGACGAACTGCTTCATGCAGTTCGTAAGGTGGCAGCGGGCGAGCTTGCTATTGAACAAGAGGTCAGCAAGAAGGTCGAATACCACCGCAATCATATGGAACTTCATGAGGAATTGACTGCGCGTGAACGAGATGTGCTTCAACTCATCGCCAAGGGCTACGAAAATCAACGGATCGCAGATGAACTCTTCATTTCTCTCAAGACGGTTAAGACCCACGTGTCCAATATCCTTGCCAAACTTGAAGTCAGTGATCGCACCCAGGCTGCGGTCTATGCCTTTCAGCACCACTTGGTCGGGCAGGAGGACTTTTAGATGAGTCTTGCAGATTTACTTGAGGAGCTAGAGGTGGCAAAAAATCCTGAGAAAGCAGGCCTCATGGAAGCCTATATGCGTCATCAATTTCCCTTTCTAGGCATTGCAGGTCCGGAAAGAAATGCACTCTATAAAAAGTATTTTCCAAGCGCGAAAAAAACAAGAATTATCGATTGGGATTTTGTAGACACTTGCTGGGAAAAGGAGCCTAGAGAATACCAATATGTGGCTGCCAACTATTTGAAAGCCATGCAGTCTTATCTAACGAAGGACGATTTGCCTAAGCTTGAGCGCCTGGTCGTGACCAAGTCTTGGTGGGACACGGTAGATATCCTAGATCGAGTAGTAGGGAGTTTGGTAGTCGACCATCCGGAACTTGAAGATGTGCTTTTAAAATGGAGCCTCTCAGACAATATCTGGCTGAGGCGAGTCGCTATTGACCACCAGTTGTTAAGAAAAGAGAAAACGAATGTCCAACTGATGGAACAGATCCTGCTCAACAATCTGGAGCAGACAGAATTTTTCATCAACAAAGCCATCGGCTGGGCTCTAAGAGACTACTCCAAGACCAATCCCGAATGGGTAGCACGTTTTATTGAAAAGAATAAGAAAAGAATGGCTGAACTTAGTATCAAGGAAGCCAGCAAGTACCTTTAGCATCGTTGAAAAGCGTATTCATTACTTGAAAAAAGTCGCTCGTTTATGTTATAATAGACTGTATTTAAAAAATTTTAAGGAGAAATGACAGAATGTCTGTATCATTTGAAAACAAAGAAACAAACCGTGGTGTCTTGACTTTCACAATCTCTCGAGACCAAATCAAACCAGAAGTGGACCGTGTATTCAACTCAGTAAAGAAAACTCTTAACGTTCCAGGTTTCCGTAAAGGTCACCTTCCACGTCCTATCTTTGATAAAAAATTTGGTGAAGAAACACTTTACCAAGATGTATTGAACGCTCTTTTGCCAAACGCTTATGAAGCAGCTGTAAAAGAAGCTGGTCTTGAAGTCGTTGCGCAACCAAAAATTGACGTAACTTCAATGGAAAAAGGTCAAGACTGGGTTATCACAGCTGAAGTCGTGACAAAACCTGAAGTTAAATTGGGTGACTACAAAAACCTTGAAGTATCAGTAGATGTAGAAAAAGAAGTCACAGACGCTGATGTTGAAGAACGTATCGAACGCGAACGCAACAACTTGGCTGAATTGGTTATCAAAGAAGGTGCTGCTGAAAATGGCGACACTGTTGTCATTGACTTCGTTGGTTCTATCGACGGTGTTGAATTTGACGGTGGAAAAGGTGAAAACTTCTCACTTGGACTTGGATCAGGTCAATTTATCCCTGGTTTTGAAGACCAATTGGTTGGACACTCAGCTGGCGAAACTGTTGACGTTGTCGTAACATTCCCAGAAGACTACCAAGCAGAAGACCTTGCAGGTAAAGAAGCTAAATTCGTGACAACTATCCACGAAGTAAAAGCCAAAGAAGTTCCAGCTCTTGACGATGAACTTGCAAAAGACATCGACGAAGAAGTGGAAACACTTGACGAATTGAAAGAAAAATACCGCAAAGAATTGACTGCTGCGAAAGAAGAAGCATACAAAGATGCCCTTGAAGGCGCAGCAATCGATAAAGCTGTAGAAAACGCTGAGATCGTAGAACTTCCAGAAGAAATGATCCACGAAGAAGTTCACCGCTCAGTAAATGAATTCCTTGGAAACTTGCAACGTCAAGGTATCAACCCTGACATGTACTTCCA
Above is a window of Streptococcus oralis subsp. dentisani DNA encoding:
- a CDS encoding sensor histidine kinase, which codes for MKKQSYLLIGLTSLLFILFLTNSLLDIFELDWSYLLQDIEKTEKLIFLVLVFSLSMTFFFVLFWRVIEEVSRRKIQVNLKRLLAGKEVISFADPDLDASFKSLSGKLNLLTEAVQKAENQSLVKEEEIIEKERKRIARDLHDTVSQELFAAHMILSGVSQQALKLDREKMQTQLQSVAAILETAQKDLRVLLLHLRPVELEEKSLVEGIQILLKELEDKSDLKVSLKQNVSKLPKKIEEHIFRILQELISNTLRHAQASCLDVYLYQTDVELQLKVVDNGIGFQLGSLDDLSYGLRNIKERVEDMAGTVQLLTAPKQGLAVDIRIPLLDKES
- a CDS encoding response regulator transcription factor; translated protein: MKILLVDDHEMVRLGLKSYFDLQDDVKVVGEAANGAQGIDLALELRPDVIVMDIVMPEMNGIDATLALLKEWPEAKILIVTSYLDNEKIMPVLNAGAKGYMLKTSSADELLHAVRKVAAGELAIEQEVSKKVEYHRNHMELHEELTARERDVLQLIAKGYENQRIADELFISLKTVKTHVSNILAKLEVSDRTQAAVYAFQHHLVGQEDF
- the tig gene encoding trigger factor, which translates into the protein MSVSFENKETNRGVLTFTISRDQIKPEVDRVFNSVKKTLNVPGFRKGHLPRPIFDKKFGEETLYQDVLNALLPNAYEAAVKEAGLEVVAQPKIDVTSMEKGQDWVITAEVVTKPEVKLGDYKNLEVSVDVEKEVTDADVEERIERERNNLAELVIKEGAAENGDTVVIDFVGSIDGVEFDGGKGENFSLGLGSGQFIPGFEDQLVGHSAGETVDVVVTFPEDYQAEDLAGKEAKFVTTIHEVKAKEVPALDDELAKDIDEEVETLDELKEKYRKELTAAKEEAYKDALEGAAIDKAVENAEIVELPEEMIHEEVHRSVNEFLGNLQRQGINPDMYFQITGTTQEDLHKQYEAEAESRTKTNLVIEAVAKAEGFDATEEEIQKEIEQLAATYNMEVAQVQNLLSADMLKHDIAIKKAVELITSTATVK
- the fni gene encoding type 2 isopentenyl-diphosphate Delta-isomerase codes for the protein MTTNRKDEHIRYALEQKSSYNSFDEVELIHSSLPLYDLDEIDLSTEFAGRKWDFPFYINAMTGGSDKGREINQKLAQVAEACGILFVTGSYSAALKDLTDDSFSVKTSHPNLLLGTNIGLDKPVELGLQTVEEMNPLLLQVHVNVMQELLMPEGERKFRSWQSHLADYSKQIPVPIVLKEVGFGMDMKTIERAYELGIRTVDLSGRGGTSFAYIENRRSGQRDYLNQWGQSTMQALLNAQDWKDKVELLVSGGVRNPLDMIKCLVFGAKAVGLSRTVLELVETYSVEEVISIIQGWKADLRLIMCALNCATIADLQKVDYILYGKLKEANDQI
- a CDS encoding DNA alkylation repair protein, which codes for MSLADLLEELEVAKNPEKAGLMEAYMRHQFPFLGIAGPERNALYKKYFPSAKKTRIIDWDFVDTCWEKEPREYQYVAANYLKAMQSYLTKDDLPKLERLVVTKSWWDTVDILDRVVGSLVVDHPELEDVLLKWSLSDNIWLRRVAIDHQLLRKEKTNVQLMEQILLNNLEQTEFFINKAIGWALRDYSKTNPEWVARFIEKNKKRMAELSIKEASKYL
- the mvaD gene encoding diphosphomevalonate decarboxylase — protein: MDREPVTVRSYANIAIIKYWGKKKEKEMVPATSSISLTLENMYTETTLSPLPTDATADAFYINGQLQNDAEHAKMSKIIDRYRPAGEGFVRIDTQNNMPTAAGLSSSSSGLSALVKACNAYFKLGLNRSQLAQEAKFASGSSSRSFYGPLGAWDKDSGEIYSVDTDLKLAMIMLVLEDKKKPISSRDGMKLCVETSTTFDDWVRQSEKDYQEMLVYLKENDFAKVGELTERNALAMHATTKTASPAFSYLTDATYEAMDFVRQLREQGEACYFTMDAGPNVKVLCQEKDLEHLSEIFGQRYRLIVSKTKDLSQDDCC
- the liaF gene encoding cell wall-active antibiotics response protein LiaF, whose translation is MKKFQIFLFIEACLLTGALILMVSEHFSRFLLILFLFLLLLRYYTGKEGNNVFLLVATILFFFIVMLNPFVILAIFVAVIYSLFLLYPMMNQEREETDLVFEEVVTVKNEKNRWFGNLHHFSSHQTCQFDDINLFRLMGKDTIHLERVILTNHDNVIILRKMVGTTRIIVPVDVEISLSVNCLYGDLTFLHQPKRALRNEHYHQETRDYLKSNKSVKIFLTSMIGDVEVVRG
- a CDS encoding phosphomevalonate kinase, with the translated sequence MIAVKTCGKLYWAGEYAILEPGQFALIKAIPIYMRGEIAFSDSYRIYSDLFDFAVDLTPNPAYSLIQETIALVNDFLADRGQTLRPFSLEIRGKMEREGKKFGLGSSGSIVVLVIKALLALYDITVDQELLFKLASAVLLKRGDNGSMGDLACIVAEDLVLYQSFDRKKIAAWLEEEKLSTVLERDWGFSISQVKPGLECDFLVGWTKEVAVSSQMVQQIKQNINQNFLTSSKATVATLVEALEQGKAEKIIEQLETASQLLEGLSSDIYTPSLRQLKEASQDLLAVAKSSGAGGGDCGIALSFDEQSTETLKNRWANLGIELLYQERIGHDDKS